Proteins from a genomic interval of Pseudomonas anuradhapurensis:
- the cysK gene encoding cysteine synthase A, giving the protein MSRIFADNAHSIGNTPLVQINRIAPRGVTILAKIEGRNPGYSVKCRIGANMVWDAESSGKLKPGMTIVEPTSGNTGIGLAFVAAARGYKLMLTMPASMSLERRKVLKALGAELVLTDPAKGMKGAIEKANEIVASDPARYFLPGQFENPANPAIHEKTTGPEIWNDTDGAIDVLVAGVGTGGTITGVSRYIKQTQGKAITSVAVEPLASPLITQTLAGEELKPSPHKIQGIGAGFVPKNLDLSMVDQVMTVTDEESKAMAIRLMQEEGILCGISCGAAMAAAVRLAEKPEMQGKTIVVILPDSGERYLSSMLFADMFSEQENQQ; this is encoded by the coding sequence ATGAGCCGTATCTTTGCAGACAACGCCCATTCCATCGGCAATACGCCGCTGGTGCAGATCAACCGCATCGCCCCACGCGGCGTGACCATCCTGGCCAAGATCGAAGGGCGCAACCCGGGTTACTCGGTCAAATGCCGCATCGGCGCAAACATGGTCTGGGACGCCGAGAGCAGCGGCAAGCTCAAGCCCGGCATGACCATCGTCGAGCCCACCTCCGGTAACACCGGCATCGGCCTGGCCTTCGTCGCCGCTGCCCGTGGCTACAAGCTGATGCTGACCATGCCCGCCTCGATGAGCCTGGAGCGGCGCAAGGTGTTGAAGGCGCTGGGTGCCGAGCTGGTGCTGACCGACCCGGCCAAGGGCATGAAGGGCGCGATCGAGAAAGCCAACGAAATCGTCGCCTCGGACCCGGCCCGGTACTTCCTGCCTGGCCAGTTCGAAAACCCGGCCAACCCGGCCATCCACGAGAAGACCACCGGGCCGGAAATCTGGAACGACACCGATGGTGCGATCGATGTGCTGGTGGCAGGCGTGGGCACCGGTGGCACCATCACCGGTGTGTCGCGCTACATCAAGCAGACCCAGGGCAAGGCGATCACGTCGGTGGCCGTGGAACCCCTGGCATCCCCGCTGATTACCCAGACCCTGGCCGGCGAGGAACTCAAGCCCAGCCCGCACAAGATCCAGGGTATCGGCGCCGGCTTCGTGCCGAAGAACCTCGACCTGTCGATGGTCGACCAGGTGATGACGGTGACCGATGAGGAATCCAAGGCCATGGCCATCCGCCTGATGCAGGAAGAGGGCATCCTCTGTGGTATTTCCTGTGGTGCGGCGATGGCAGCGGCCGTGCGCCTGGCCGAAAAACCGGAGATGCAGGGTAAGACCATCGTCGTAATCTTGCCCGACTCCGGTGAGCGCTACCTGTCCAGCATGTTGTTCGCCGACATGTTCAGCGAGCAGGAAAACCAGCAGTAA
- a CDS encoding DUF748 domain-containing protein yields MRARYRWPLIGLASLIVLLLALHLALPYLVRDYLNDKLADMGDYRGQITDVDLAWWRGAYQINGLKIVKTTGKVPVPFLDAPLIDLSVSWHALWYDRAVVAEVVFDRPELNFVDGGNKQNSQTGQGTDWRQQLEKLLPITLNEVRIDDGVLTFRNFNSKPPVNLKATQLNASIRNLTNIRDEQGRRDASFDGTALIVGDAKVESRATFDPFSNFDDFEFRLRATGIELRKLNDFASAYGKFDFNAGHGDVVIEAEATNGRLTGYIKPLLRDVDVFDWQQDVQEKDKGFFRSIWEALVGATETVLKNQPKNQFATRVELHGSVRKQNISAFEAFLQILRNGFIEAFNARYERDAPDSD; encoded by the coding sequence ATGAGAGCCCGTTACCGCTGGCCGTTGATCGGCCTGGCCAGCCTGATCGTGCTGTTGCTGGCGCTGCACCTGGCCCTGCCCTACCTGGTGCGCGACTACCTCAACGACAAGCTGGCCGACATGGGCGATTACCGTGGCCAGATAACCGACGTCGACCTGGCCTGGTGGCGCGGCGCGTACCAGATCAACGGGCTGAAGATCGTCAAGACCACCGGCAAGGTGCCGGTGCCGTTCCTCGACGCCCCGCTGATCGACCTGTCGGTGAGCTGGCATGCCCTGTGGTACGACCGCGCGGTGGTAGCCGAAGTGGTGTTCGACCGGCCTGAACTGAACTTCGTCGACGGCGGCAACAAGCAGAACTCGCAGACTGGCCAGGGCACCGACTGGCGCCAGCAACTGGAAAAACTGCTGCCGATCACCCTCAACGAGGTACGCATTGATGATGGCGTGCTGACCTTCCGCAATTTCAACTCGAAGCCACCGGTCAACCTCAAGGCCACCCAGTTGAACGCCAGCATTCGCAACCTTACCAACATTCGCGACGAACAAGGCCGACGCGACGCCAGCTTCGATGGCACGGCGCTGATCGTGGGCGATGCCAAGGTGGAAAGCCGCGCCACGTTCGACCCGTTCAGCAACTTCGACGACTTCGAGTTCCGCCTGCGCGCCACCGGTATCGAGCTGCGCAAGCTCAATGACTTCGCCAGCGCCTACGGCAAGTTCGACTTCAACGCCGGCCACGGCGACGTGGTGATAGAAGCCGAGGCCACCAACGGGCGCTTGACCGGGTACATCAAGCCGCTGTTGCGGGATGTGGATGTGTTCGACTGGCAGCAGGACGTGCAAGAAAAGGACAAAGGCTTCTTCCGCTCGATCTGGGAAGCGCTGGTGGGCGCGACCGAGACAGTCCTGAAAAACCAGCCGAAGAACCAGTTCGCCACCCGGGTGGAATTGCATGGCAGCGTACGCAAGCAGAATATCAGTGCGTTCGAGGCGTTCCTGCAGATCCTGCGCAACGGGTTCATCGAAGCGTTCAATGCGCGCTATGAGCGTGACGCGCCGGATTCCGACTGA
- a CDS encoding AAA family ATPase: protein MKFEGTRDYVATDDLKLAVNAAITLERPLLVKGEPGTGKTMLAEQLAASFGARLITWHIKSTTKAHQGLYEYDAVSRLRDSQLGVDKVHDVRNYLKKGKLWEAFEADERVILLIDEIDKADIEFPNDLLQELDKMEFYVYEIDETIKAKQRPIIIITSNNEKELPDAFLRRCFFHYIAFPDRTTLQQIVDVHYPNISQALVSEALDVFFDVRKVPGLKKKPSTSELVDWLKLLMADNIGEAVLRERDPTKAIPPLAGALVKNEQDVQLLERLAFMSRRGNR from the coding sequence ATGAAGTTCGAAGGCACCCGCGACTACGTCGCCACAGACGACCTGAAACTGGCGGTAAACGCGGCCATCACCCTCGAACGCCCCTTGCTGGTCAAGGGCGAACCCGGCACCGGCAAGACCATGCTCGCCGAGCAGCTGGCCGCCTCGTTCGGCGCACGGCTGATCACCTGGCACATCAAGTCCACCACCAAGGCCCACCAGGGCCTGTACGAGTACGATGCGGTCAGCCGCCTGCGCGACTCGCAGCTGGGCGTGGACAAGGTCCACGACGTGCGCAACTACCTGAAGAAAGGCAAGCTCTGGGAAGCCTTCGAGGCCGATGAACGGGTGATCCTGCTGATCGATGAAATCGACAAGGCCGACATCGAGTTCCCCAACGACCTGCTGCAGGAACTCGACAAGATGGAGTTCTACGTCTACGAAATCGACGAGACCATCAAGGCCAAGCAGCGCCCGATCATCATCATCACCTCGAACAACGAGAAGGAACTGCCAGACGCCTTCCTGCGCCGCTGCTTCTTCCATTACATCGCCTTCCCCGACCGCACCACCCTGCAGCAGATCGTCGACGTGCACTACCCCAACATCAGCCAGGCGCTGGTCAGCGAAGCGCTGGATGTGTTCTTCGACGTGCGCAAGGTGCCAGGCCTGAAGAAAAAACCGTCCACCTCCGAGCTGGTCGACTGGCTCAAGCTGCTGATGGCCGACAACATTGGTGAAGCGGTACTGCGCGAGCGCGACCCGACCAAAGCCATCCCACCGCTAGCCGGGGCCCTGGTGAAGAACGAGCAGGACGTACAGCTGCTCGAACGCCTGGCCTTCATGAGCCGGCGCGGCAACCGCTGA
- a CDS encoding vWA domain-containing protein, translating into MLLNLFNEMRAAKVPVSVRELLDLHQALQKHVVFADMDAFYYLARAILVKDERHFDKFDRAFAAYFKGLENLDRHIEALIPDDWLRKEFERSLSDEERAQIQSLGGLDKLIEEFKKRLEEQKERHAGGNKWIGTGGTSPFGSGGFNPEGIRVGEAGKRQGKAVKVWDQREYKNLDDQVELGTRNIKLALRRLRKFAREGAAEELDIDGTIDHTARDAGLLNIQMRPERRNTVKLLLLFDIGGSMDAHIKVCEELFSACKTEFKHLEYYYFHNFVYESVWKNNLRRTSERYSTFDLLHKYGDDYKVVFVGDAAMAPYEITQPGGSVEHWNEEAGYVWMQRFMEKFRKIIWINPYPKQAWDYTASTHLVRDLIEDKMYPLTLQGLEEGMRYLSK; encoded by the coding sequence ATGCTGCTCAACCTGTTCAATGAAATGCGCGCGGCCAAGGTGCCGGTGTCGGTGCGCGAACTGCTCGACCTGCACCAGGCCCTGCAGAAGCACGTGGTGTTCGCCGACATGGACGCGTTCTACTACCTCGCCCGCGCCATCCTGGTAAAGGACGAACGCCATTTCGACAAGTTCGACCGGGCTTTCGCGGCCTACTTCAAGGGCCTGGAAAACCTCGACCGGCACATCGAGGCGCTGATCCCCGACGACTGGCTGCGCAAGGAGTTCGAGCGCTCGCTGAGCGACGAAGAGCGGGCGCAGATCCAGTCGCTCGGCGGCCTGGACAAGCTGATCGAGGAATTCAAGAAGCGCCTCGAAGAGCAGAAGGAACGCCACGCTGGCGGCAACAAGTGGATCGGCACCGGCGGCACCAGCCCGTTCGGCTCGGGCGGTTTCAACCCCGAGGGCATCCGCGTGGGCGAGGCCGGCAAGCGCCAGGGCAAGGCGGTGAAGGTGTGGGACCAGCGTGAATACAAGAACCTTGACGACCAGGTCGAGCTGGGTACGCGCAACATCAAGCTGGCGTTGCGCCGGCTGCGCAAGTTCGCCCGCGAAGGCGCCGCCGAGGAACTGGACATCGACGGCACCATCGACCACACCGCACGCGATGCCGGGCTTCTGAACATTCAGATGCGCCCCGAGCGGCGCAACACGGTCAAGCTGCTGTTGCTGTTCGACATCGGCGGTTCGATGGATGCCCACATCAAGGTCTGCGAAGAGCTGTTTTCGGCGTGCAAGACCGAATTCAAGCACCTGGAGTACTACTACTTCCACAACTTCGTGTACGAGTCGGTATGGAAGAACAACCTGCGCCGCACCTCGGAGCGGTATTCCACCTTCGACCTGCTGCACAAATACGGCGATGACTACAAAGTGGTGTTCGTCGGCGATGCGGCCATGGCGCCCTACGAAATCACCCAGCCAGGTGGCAGCGTCGAGCACTGGAACGAAGAAGCCGGCTACGTGTGGATGCAGCGCTTCATGGAGAAATTCCGCAAGATCATCTGGATCAACCCGTACCCGAAGCAGGCCTGGGACTACACCGCATCGACCCATCTGGTGCGCGACCTGATCGAAGACAAGATGTACCCGCTGACCTTGCAGGGGTTGGAAGAAGGGATGCGTTACCTGTCCAAGTGA
- a CDS encoding biotin-dependent carboxyltransferase family protein, whose amino-acid sequence MKQLMIEASTPLCQLQDAGRFGVRHLGVTQGGALDWVAMHWANWLLGNPLAAPVAEVALGGFCVVAEQDCVLALAGADLDARVDDQPLAPWRSFVLAKGQRLTLQQPKQGVRAYLAAPGGVLGADVLGSCATVVREALGGIDGRGAALGKGQLLTFAGSATTLREVPPALRPQYLQKPVLDLVMGAQIGEFSGTSLFEAFNREWTLDSRADRMGIRLLGPQLVHQGAPMISEGIPLGAVQVPPDGQPIVLLNDRQTIGGYPRLGALTPLALAQLAQCMPGAVVRFRAVVQDEAWREQQAYLDRWR is encoded by the coding sequence ATGAAGCAATTGATGATCGAGGCCAGTACGCCGCTGTGCCAGCTGCAGGATGCCGGGCGCTTCGGCGTGCGCCACCTGGGCGTGACCCAGGGCGGGGCGCTGGACTGGGTGGCGATGCACTGGGCCAACTGGCTGCTGGGCAACCCGTTGGCGGCGCCGGTGGCCGAGGTGGCGCTGGGTGGTTTCTGCGTGGTGGCCGAACAGGATTGCGTGCTGGCGCTGGCCGGTGCCGACCTGGACGCGCGGGTCGATGACCAGCCGCTGGCGCCGTGGCGCAGCTTTGTCTTGGCCAAGGGGCAGCGGTTGACCCTGCAGCAGCCGAAGCAGGGCGTGCGGGCCTACCTGGCGGCACCTGGGGGGGTCCTCGGGGCGGACGTGCTGGGCAGTTGTGCCACGGTGGTACGCGAAGCACTGGGCGGCATCGATGGCCGCGGGGCTGCGCTTGGCAAGGGCCAGTTGTTGACCTTCGCCGGCAGCGCAACGACGCTGCGCGAGGTGCCGCCAGCGCTGCGGCCGCAATACCTGCAAAAGCCAGTGCTCGACCTGGTGATGGGCGCGCAGATTGGCGAGTTCAGCGGTACCAGCCTGTTCGAGGCGTTCAATCGCGAGTGGACCCTGGACAGCCGCGCCGACCGCATGGGCATCCGCCTGCTGGGGCCGCAGCTGGTCCATCAGGGGGCGCCGATGATTTCCGAGGGCATTCCGCTGGGCGCGGTACAGGTGCCGCCGGACGGGCAGCCGATCGTGCTGCTCAATGACCGGCAGACAATTGGCGGCTATCCGCGGCTGGGGGCGTTGACGCCGCTGGCGCTGGCACAGCTGGCGCAGTGCATGCCGGGAGCGGTGGTGCGCTTCAGGGCGGTGGTGCAGGACGAGGCGTGGCGGGAGCAGCAGGCATACCTGGACCGTTGGCGTTAA
- the pxpB gene encoding 5-oxoprolinase subunit PxpB — protein MNPRIEVVAVDSLMVRLFERIDEANMPWLLAASQRLRAAFGEHLLDLVPSYTTLMVQFDLPPGEARALILGALEGVQPDTGSAGRRHEIPVWYDPSVGPELPLLAARSGLSEAEVIRLHSAREYPVFALGFAPGFGFMGLVDERLASPRLSTPRKRVAAGSVGIAERQTAAYPAVSPGGWNLIGRTPVRLFDREREGYSLLQPGDRVRFVPVSRSEFLALGGDVEAQG, from the coding sequence ATGAACCCACGGATCGAGGTGGTGGCCGTCGACAGCCTGATGGTGCGCCTGTTCGAACGCATCGACGAGGCCAACATGCCCTGGCTGCTCGCCGCCAGCCAGCGCTTGCGCGCGGCATTCGGCGAGCACCTGCTGGACCTGGTGCCGTCCTACACCACGCTGATGGTGCAGTTCGACCTGCCACCGGGGGAGGCGAGGGCGCTGATCCTTGGTGCGCTGGAAGGCGTGCAGCCAGACACGGGCAGCGCTGGGCGCCGCCATGAGATCCCGGTGTGGTACGACCCCAGCGTCGGCCCGGAACTGCCGCTGCTGGCGGCCCGCAGCGGCTTGAGTGAAGCCGAGGTGATCCGCTTGCACAGCGCGCGTGAGTACCCGGTGTTCGCCCTGGGGTTCGCCCCTGGTTTCGGCTTCATGGGCCTGGTCGACGAACGCTTGGCCAGCCCACGCCTAAGCACCCCGCGCAAGCGTGTGGCGGCGGGTAGTGTCGGCATTGCCGAACGCCAGACCGCAGCCTATCCGGCGGTGTCGCCGGGTGGCTGGAACCTGATCGGGCGTACCCCGGTGCGCCTGTTCGACCGCGAGCGCGAGGGCTACAGCCTGTTGCAACCCGGCGACCGGGTGCGCTTCGTGCCGGTTTCGCGCAGCGAGTTCCTGGCTCTGGGCGGTGATGTGGAGGCGCAAGGATGA
- a CDS encoding 5-oxoprolinase subunit PxpA — MNNHMGGRAVKRLLLNCDMGESFGSWRMGLDAEVMPFIDCANIACGYHAGDPGTMRRTVALALEHGVTIGAHPAYPDLVGFGRRSMACSAEEIRDLLHYQIGALDGICKVQGGRVAYVKPHGALYNDMMADPLKLRSVLEAVAAYGDDLPLMLMATADNRAAQALGDEIGVPLWFEAFADRAYTASGHLVSRRLPGAVHHDPALVVDQAVRLARGETLGADDGSALQLEANTLCVHGDNDSSVAAVRQIRQALEALESP, encoded by the coding sequence ATGAACAACCACATGGGAGGCCGAGCGGTGAAACGCCTGCTACTCAACTGCGACATGGGCGAGAGTTTCGGCAGCTGGCGCATGGGCCTGGATGCCGAGGTCATGCCGTTTATCGATTGCGCCAACATCGCCTGCGGCTACCACGCCGGCGACCCTGGCACCATGCGCCGCACCGTGGCCCTGGCGCTGGAGCACGGGGTGACCATTGGCGCACACCCGGCCTACCCGGACCTGGTCGGCTTCGGTCGCCGTTCCATGGCCTGCAGCGCGGAGGAAATCCGCGACCTGCTGCACTACCAGATCGGTGCGCTGGACGGTATCTGCAAAGTTCAGGGTGGCCGCGTGGCCTATGTGAAACCCCATGGCGCGCTGTACAACGACATGATGGCCGACCCGCTCAAGCTGCGCAGCGTGCTGGAGGCTGTGGCGGCCTACGGCGACGACCTGCCGTTGATGCTGATGGCCACCGCCGACAATCGTGCGGCCCAGGCGCTGGGCGATGAAATTGGCGTGCCGCTGTGGTTCGAGGCGTTCGCCGACCGCGCCTACACCGCCAGTGGCCACCTGGTGTCGCGGCGCCTGCCCGGTGCGGTGCACCACGACCCGGCACTGGTAGTGGACCAGGCCGTGCGCCTTGCCCGTGGCGAAACGCTGGGGGCGGACGATGGCAGCGCGTTGCAACTTGAGGCCAACACCCTCTGCGTGCACGGCGACAACGACAGCTCGGTGGCGGCGGTACGGCAGATTCGCCAGGCCCTCGAAGCGCTGGAGTCGCCATGA
- a CDS encoding MFS transporter, translating into MNPTGVQQQVSPSSSTGPFAWYRDIDSQQRRTFWSCKIGYGLDGMDTQMLSFVIPTLIMLWGISTTEAGLIHTSTLIASAAGGWIAGILSDRIGRVRTLQLTVLWFAFFTFLCGFAQNYQQLLIARTLMGFGFGGEWTAGAVLIGEVIRAQDRGKAVGMVQSGWALGWGLTAILYALLFSWLPAEQAWRALFLLGLVPAIFVIFVRRLVKDPEVYREAKAVESAEVPSRFYEIFAPGMLWTTVRASLLTTGALGGYYAITSWLPTFLKSERGLSVLGTGGYLAMVIVGSYIGYVVSAYLSDLLGRKKNFILFAVGSFVIVLLYTQMPVSDDVMLWLGLPLGFFASGIFSGMGAFLTELFPTRIRGSGQGFCYNIGKVVAALFPLLIGVLGQKVPLGLGIGVFSAVSYGVVILAALSLPETRGKQLQAR; encoded by the coding sequence ATGAACCCCACCGGCGTGCAGCAGCAGGTCAGTCCCTCCTCATCGACCGGGCCATTCGCCTGGTACCGCGATATCGATTCCCAGCAACGACGCACCTTCTGGAGCTGCAAGATCGGCTATGGCCTGGATGGCATGGACACGCAGATGCTCAGCTTCGTCATCCCCACGCTGATCATGCTGTGGGGCATCAGCACCACCGAGGCCGGGCTGATCCACACCAGCACGCTGATCGCCTCGGCCGCCGGCGGCTGGATTGCCGGCATCCTCTCCGACCGCATCGGCCGGGTGCGCACCCTGCAACTGACCGTGCTGTGGTTCGCCTTCTTCACCTTCCTCTGCGGCTTCGCCCAGAACTACCAGCAGCTGCTGATCGCCCGTACCCTGATGGGCTTTGGCTTCGGGGGGGAATGGACCGCCGGCGCAGTGCTGATCGGCGAGGTGATCCGTGCCCAGGACCGTGGCAAGGCGGTGGGCATGGTGCAGTCCGGCTGGGCGCTTGGCTGGGGCCTCACCGCCATTCTCTACGCGCTGCTGTTTTCCTGGCTACCGGCAGAGCAGGCCTGGCGTGCGTTGTTCCTGTTGGGCCTGGTGCCGGCGATCTTCGTGATCTTCGTCCGCCGCCTGGTCAAGGACCCCGAGGTGTATCGCGAGGCCAAGGCCGTGGAAAGCGCCGAGGTGCCTTCGCGCTTCTACGAGATCTTCGCCCCGGGCATGCTCTGGACCACCGTGCGCGCGTCGCTGCTGACCACCGGTGCTTTGGGCGGCTACTACGCCATCACCTCGTGGCTGCCGACGTTCCTCAAGAGCGAACGCGGCCTGAGTGTGCTGGGCACCGGTGGCTACCTGGCCATGGTGATCGTCGGTTCCTACATCGGTTATGTGGTCAGCGCGTACCTGTCCGACCTGCTCGGGCGCAAGAAGAACTTCATCCTGTTTGCGGTGGGCTCGTTCGTCATCGTGCTGCTGTACACGCAAATGCCAGTCAGCGATGACGTGATGCTGTGGTTGGGGCTCCCGCTGGGCTTCTTCGCCTCGGGCATCTTCAGCGGCATGGGCGCGTTCCTCACCGAGCTGTTCCCCACCCGTATCCGCGGTTCGGGGCAGGGCTTCTGCTACAACATCGGCAAGGTCGTGGCGGCGCTGTTCCCACTGCTGATCGGCGTGCTCGGCCAGAAGGTGCCGCTGGGCCTGGGCATCGGCGTGTTCTCCGCGGTGTCCTACGGCGTGGTGATCCTGGCCGCATTGAGCCTGCCGGAAACCCGCGGCAAACAGCTGCAGGCGCGGTAA
- a CDS encoding LysR family transcriptional regulator: MNLRFLETFVWVARLKSFRLTAEKLFTTQASVSSRIAALEADLGVKLLLRDSRGVSLTPEGSKVLEYAERMLDTAKAMKQSLDSDRAKVGRIRIGVMDTVIHTWMSALVAELSERYPQVEIELVADTALNLREQLQKGFLDVILQTDLVREQSIRSLDLARYPMGWIVAAGSPQHRDYASLAELGRERIITFSKNSRPHQEVLSLLQGAGAETPRLNCVNSVAAITRLLRDGFGIGALPPALVDAELSRGELVLLQGLQPPPSLELVVAWQTGVALVDEVVGVCRQVLQGYARDVGGQRIVLV; encoded by the coding sequence ATGAACCTTCGTTTCCTCGAAACCTTCGTCTGGGTTGCCCGGCTCAAGAGCTTCCGCCTGACCGCGGAAAAGCTGTTCACCACCCAGGCCTCGGTGTCCAGCCGTATCGCCGCACTGGAGGCCGACCTGGGGGTGAAGCTGCTGCTGCGCGACTCGCGCGGGGTCAGCCTGACCCCGGAAGGGAGCAAGGTGCTGGAGTATGCCGAGCGCATGCTGGACACCGCCAAGGCCATGAAGCAGTCACTGGACAGCGACCGGGCCAAGGTCGGGCGCATCCGCATCGGGGTGATGGACACGGTGATCCATACCTGGATGAGCGCGCTGGTGGCCGAGCTGAGCGAACGCTACCCGCAGGTGGAGATCGAACTGGTGGCCGACACCGCACTGAATCTGCGCGAGCAGTTGCAGAAGGGTTTTCTCGACGTGATCCTGCAGACCGACCTGGTGCGCGAGCAATCGATCCGCAGCCTCGACCTGGCGCGCTACCCGATGGGCTGGATCGTGGCGGCAGGCTCGCCGCAGCACCGCGACTATGCCTCCCTGGCCGAACTTGGGCGTGAGCGCATCATCACCTTCTCGAAGAACTCACGGCCGCACCAGGAGGTGCTGAGCCTGCTACAAGGCGCGGGTGCCGAAACGCCGCGCTTGAACTGCGTGAATTCGGTGGCGGCGATTACCCGGTTGCTGCGCGACGGCTTTGGCATTGGCGCGTTGCCGCCGGCGCTGGTGGATGCCGAGTTGAGCCGCGGTGAGCTGGTGTTGCTGCAAGGGCTGCAACCGCCGCCAAGCCTTGAGCTGGTAGTGGCCTGGCAGACCGGGGTGGCGTTGGTGGATGAGGTGGTCGGGGTGTGCCGGCAAGTGCTGCAAGGGTATGCGCGGGATGTGGGCGGGCAGCGGATTGTATTGGTCTGA
- a CDS encoding DUF2937 family protein — translation MFRSYLRLLLFTFGLLAGIQVPGLVKDYSQRVEAHLFESREALDGFRQTAERFFNGDLQALLRHYRSSDDPVFLSDANSIESLMIRNDLLESEWQALQGSWAERTWHVLVQADPQMREETLNSYSYQILLVPEAVGWGLGAGFVLAFVVESLLLGIGWLILGGRRRAVKESWR, via the coding sequence ATGTTCAGAAGTTACCTGCGGTTGCTGCTGTTCACCTTCGGCCTGCTGGCCGGCATCCAGGTCCCGGGGCTGGTTAAGGATTACAGCCAGCGGGTCGAGGCGCACCTGTTCGAATCGCGCGAGGCACTGGATGGTTTCCGGCAGACGGCCGAGCGCTTCTTCAACGGTGACTTGCAGGCGCTGCTGCGGCACTACCGCAGCAGCGACGACCCGGTATTCCTCAGTGATGCCAACAGCATCGAAAGCCTGATGATTCGTAACGATCTGCTGGAAAGCGAATGGCAGGCGTTGCAAGGCTCATGGGCCGAACGTACCTGGCACGTGCTGGTGCAGGCCGACCCGCAAATGCGGGAAGAGACCCTGAACAGCTACAGCTATCAGATATTGCTGGTACCCGAGGCGGTTGGCTGGGGGCTGGGTGCAGGGTTCGTCCTGGCTTTCGTGGTGGAAAGCCTGCTGTTGGGGATTGGCTGGCTGATCCTGGGTGGGCGGCGCAGGGCGGTGAAAGAGAGCTGGCGCTGA
- a CDS encoding class II glutamine amidotransferase, translated as MCELLGMSANVPTDIVFSFTGLMQRGGRTGPHRDGWGIGFYEGRGLRLFQDPAASSESEVANLVQRYPIKSEVVIGHIRQANVGKVCLANTHPFVREMWGRNWCFAHNGQLGDFKGQAGFYRPVGDTDSEAAFCDLLNRIRSSFPEPVAVEQLLPVLVEACAGYRSLGVFNCMLSDGDWLFCFCSTKLVHITRRAPFGAARLKDVDLIVDFHTETTPNDVVTVIATEALTENETWQRYAPGQWALWRHGECVAHGQS; from the coding sequence ATGTGCGAACTGCTGGGCATGAGTGCCAACGTTCCCACCGATATCGTTTTCAGCTTTACCGGCCTGATGCAGCGCGGTGGCCGCACCGGCCCGCACCGCGACGGCTGGGGCATCGGCTTCTACGAAGGGCGTGGCCTGCGCCTGTTCCAGGACCCGGCCGCCAGCAGCGAGTCGGAAGTGGCCAACCTGGTGCAGCGCTACCCGATCAAGAGCGAAGTGGTCATCGGCCACATCCGCCAGGCTAACGTCGGCAAGGTGTGCCTGGCCAACACCCACCCCTTCGTGCGGGAAATGTGGGGCCGCAACTGGTGCTTCGCGCACAATGGCCAGCTGGGCGACTTCAAGGGCCAGGCCGGTTTCTACCGGCCGGTGGGCGACACCGACAGCGAAGCGGCCTTCTGCGACCTGCTCAACCGCATTCGTAGCAGCTTTCCCGAGCCGGTTGCGGTTGAACAGCTGCTGCCGGTGCTGGTCGAAGCCTGTGCCGGCTACCGGTCTCTGGGCGTGTTCAACTGCATGCTCAGCGACGGCGACTGGCTGTTCTGCTTCTGCTCGACCAAGCTGGTGCACATCACGCGGCGTGCACCCTTTGGTGCGGCGCGGTTGAAGGATGTCGACCTGATCGTTGATTTTCACACCGAAACCACCCCCAACGACGTGGTCACGGTCATCGCTACCGAGGCCCTGACCGAGAACGAGACCTGGCAGCGCTACGCGCCGGGACAATGGGCCCTGTGGCGGCACGGCGAATGCGTGGCGCACGGCCAGAGCTAA
- a CDS encoding MFS transporter, which translates to MTENDYTLAWGLYAVAALGCLLVGFKLTGWMWRWLREPLRVVLAVLLLTPTIVDPAKDSFAPAIAITALDIAFKVGNNAWRAVSDFAMYGMFAFSLYFLFVALRWPLEKRARERRAQAETAAQRQAAEDDALAAQAPLAAERRDRYLDDPRPAALRGGGRVEPRL; encoded by the coding sequence ATGACCGAGAACGACTACACCCTGGCCTGGGGCCTATACGCGGTTGCCGCCCTGGGCTGCCTGCTGGTGGGCTTCAAACTCACCGGCTGGATGTGGCGCTGGCTGCGCGAACCGTTGCGGGTGGTGCTGGCGGTGCTGCTGCTGACCCCGACCATCGTCGACCCGGCCAAGGACAGCTTTGCCCCGGCCATTGCCATTACCGCACTGGACATCGCCTTCAAGGTCGGCAACAACGCCTGGCGCGCGGTGTCGGACTTTGCCATGTACGGCATGTTCGCCTTCAGCCTGTACTTCCTCTTCGTGGCGCTGCGCTGGCCGCTGGAAAAACGCGCCCGCGAACGCCGCGCCCAGGCCGAGACCGCGGCCCAGCGCCAGGCTGCCGAAGACGACGCGCTCGCTGCCCAGGCGCCGTTGGCCGCCGAGCGCCGCGACCGCTACCTTGACGACCCACGCCCTGCCGCCTTGCGTGGCGGTGGCCGGGTCGAGCCCCGTCTGTAA